One segment of Roseofilum casamattae BLCC-M143 DNA contains the following:
- a CDS encoding GNAT family N-acetyltransferase: MVQNQLIPGYRIRVGWAIERDRLVKFMHQTYAELFPGQDFSHLNQAIDLHFSQTTPLWWVEKAEDPEISDFLSSTPRAEPVGCLWMGRAVDQINGAQHSHIFLLYIIPEHRRQGLGSALMERAETYAKQAGEQQMSLQVFCDNQPAIALYDKLGFQSLSTWMVKRLS, encoded by the coding sequence ATGGTACAGAATCAGTTAATTCCAGGATATCGGATTCGGGTGGGATGGGCGATCGAGCGCGATCGCCTGGTGAAGTTTATGCATCAAACCTATGCAGAATTGTTCCCCGGACAAGATTTTTCTCATCTGAACCAAGCCATAGACCTACACTTTTCCCAAACGACACCCCTTTGGTGGGTAGAAAAAGCTGAAGACCCCGAAATTTCCGACTTTCTCTCCTCCACACCGCGCGCCGAACCTGTAGGCTGTTTGTGGATGGGACGAGCCGTGGATCAAATTAATGGAGCGCAACACAGCCATATTTTTCTCCTGTATATTATCCCAGAACACCGCCGTCAGGGACTCGGTTCGGCCCTGATGGAGCGCGCCGAAACCTATGCGAAACAAGCAGGAGAGCAACAGATGAGCTTGCAAGTCTTCTGCGATAATCAACCGGCGATCGCGCTCTACGATAAGCTCGGATTTCAATCCCTCTCGACTTGGATGGTGAAGCGCTTGAGTTAG